The Streptomyces sp. NBC_00597 DNA segment GGCGGCCCGTGACGGTGCCGTCCTCGATCTTGACCTCGGAGAGCAGGGTGACCTGCGGGACGCCCAGGCGCTCGGCCAGGATCGCCGGGAGCACGCCCATGGTGCCGTCGGTCGAGGCCATGCCGGTGATGACCAGGTCGTAGCCGGCCTTCTCGATCGCCTTGGCGAGCACCAGCGAGGTGCCCATGACGTCGCTGCCGTGCAGGTCGTCGTCCTCGACGTGGATGGCCTTGTCGGCACCCATGGACAGCGCCTTGCGCAGCGCGTCCTTGGCGTCTTCGGGGCCCACCGTCAGGACGGTAATCTCGGCGTCGTCGGCGTCTTCGGCGATCTGCAGCGCCTGCTCGACGGCGTACTCGTCGAGCTCCGACAGCAGACCGTCGACGTCGTCGCGGTCGACCGTCAGGTCATCGGCGAAGTGCCGGTCGCCGGTGGCGTCGGGCACGTACTTCACACAGACAACGATCCTCAGGCTCACGCCGGCTCTCCTACCGCATCGTCTTTTTTCTGATACCGCCTTGTGCAGGCAGCATAGGCGCCTTGTCGGGCGGATCCCGGTCGGGGCGGCCCGCGCTCCGAAGGGAATGTTACTCGTCAGTACACCGTGGGTGCCCCACGGTTGCAAGGCCGCTGAACTGTGATCTGTCCAACGCCACCCGAACCCGCCCCAGCAGGGACGATTCAGTCGCGCAACGCGTTGAAGCGACCCTGGTGGTACAGCAGCGGCCGGCCTTCCCCGGCCGGGTCCCCGACCACGGCCTCCGCGATGATCACCCGGTGCTCCCCGGCCGGCACCCGCGCCACGACCCGGCACACCAGCCACGCCAGAACGCCGTCCAGCACCGGAACGCCGTACGGGCCCGTCGCCCAGTCCGTACCGGAGCCGAACCGGTCGGCCCCGCTGCGGGCGAACAGCCCCGCGAGTTCCTTCTGGTGCTCGCCGAGTATGTGGACGCCGAGGTGCTCGGAGTCGCGTATGACGGGCCAGCTGGAGGCTCCCGTGGCGATGGTGAAGGACAGCAGCGGGGGGTCGGCGGAGACCGAGTTGAGGGAGGTCGCGGTGAACCCGACCGGCCGGCCGCCGTCCCCGGCGGTGATCACGGCCACGCCGGCCGCATGCCGGCGGAAGGCGGAGCGGAGGAGGTCGGGCGAGCCGGGCTGGCCGGAGGTGGAGCGTGCGGGCTGGGCCGTCGGGGCCGTCGTCGCCGGCGGGGCTGTCATCGGGGAGCTTCCTTCTGCCGCGGAGGCGGCGGGCACGGGCGCGGTGGGATCGGGTCGGGAGCCGGGGTCGTTCAGTGGCCCCGACAACGTGCGCTCGCGTAGCGGACGAGGTCCACGTGGACCCGCCCGTAAAGCAGGAGTTCATACCGCATGCCGCCAGCCTGGCGATCTCCCGTGTACACAGTCAAGCCGCATCGGGCAGATGCGAGGCGCGTCACTCTGCGTGCGGGCGCGCGTACCGGCGCGCCCGTCATATTGCGGCACCCAACGCGGCGATCACATCGGCCTTGCGCGGCATGCCCACGGCGCGCCGGACGATCCGCCCCCCGGCGTCCAGAACGAGCACGGTCGGGGTCTTCTCGATGCCCAGGGCCCGCACCAGCTCAAGGCGGGCTTCAGCGTCGATCTCGATGTGCTCGACGCCCTCGACCATGTCCGCCACCTCGGCGAGGATCCGCCGGGTGGCCCGGCAGGGCTGGCAGAACGCGCTGGAGAACTGCACCAGGCTGGCCCGGTCCCCGGGTTCGGCGCCCAGTTCCGCCGCGCCGAGCCGCGTACCGTCCGGTCGGCCGGCCCCCGTCCGACCGGACTCCGGCCCTACCTGGCCCGCTCCGCGCCCGTCCTCGTCCCCGCGCACCCCTGCTCCCGTCGCCACCTGCCGGTCCGCCTGCACCGGACGGTCGTCCGCCGCCCCGGCGGACCTCGTTCCCGCATCATTGAAGTACGTTCGTACGGTGATCCGAGCGCCCCGGACACGCGCCGCATTCCCTGCGTGACGAGAATCTCCCCGGGCACGGTCGTCTGGGCTGGCCAGCAGCCCGTGTTTGGGGCACGATCCCCAAGGGCCGCGTACCTACGCTGCCGTAACTTCCAGCCGGGAGCACCTCCCCAGGCAGAAAGCGGGGTCTCCCCCTCATGGCTGAGCTCATCTACCCTCCGGTGATCGGCGCCGCCCACACCCTTTTCCGGGCGCTGGACATCCGCATCGATATGAAGGGCACGGAGAACATCCCGCGCAAGGGCGGGGCGGTTCTCGTGTCGAACCACATCGG contains these protein-coding regions:
- a CDS encoding electron transfer flavoprotein subunit beta/FixA family protein; this translates as MSLRIVVCVKYVPDATGDRHFADDLTVDRDDVDGLLSELDEYAVEQALQIAEDADDAEITVLTVGPEDAKDALRKALSMGADKAIHVEDDDLHGSDVMGTSLVLAKAIEKAGYDLVITGMASTDGTMGVLPAILAERLGVPQVTLLSEVKIEDGTVTGRRDGDSASEQLEASLPALVSVTDQSGEARYPSFKGIMAAKKKPVESWDLEELEIESDEVGLEGSWTAVDSAAQRPARTAGTIVKDEGEGGKQLAEFLAGQKFI
- a CDS encoding flavin reductase family protein, coding for MTAPPATTAPTAQPARSTSGQPGSPDLLRSAFRRHAAGVAVITAGDGGRPVGFTATSLNSVSADPPLLSFTIATGASSWPVIRDSEHLGVHILGEHQKELAGLFARSGADRFGSGTDWATGPYGVPVLDGVLAWLVCRVVARVPAGEHRVIIAEAVVGDPAGEGRPLLYHQGRFNALRD
- a CDS encoding putative leader peptide, with product MTGAPVRAPARRVTRLASARCGLTVYTGDRQAGGMRYELLLYGRVHVDLVRYASARCRGH
- a CDS encoding TlpA family protein disulfide reductase, with amino-acid sequence MRGDEDGRGAGQVGPESGRTGAGRPDGTRLGAAELGAEPGDRASLVQFSSAFCQPCRATRRILAEVADMVEGVEHIEIDAEARLELVRALGIEKTPTVLVLDAGGRIVRRAVGMPRKADVIAALGAAI